The Elusimicrobiota bacterium genome window below encodes:
- a CDS encoding glutamine--tRNA ligase/YqeY domain fusion protein yields the protein MTTTASEPPIAPSSDFIRDIVEADLKSGKHAKVVTRFPPEPNGYLHIGHAKSIHLNFGIARQFNGTCNLRFDDTNPAAEDVEYVDSIQEDVRWLGFDWGRNLFFASDYFEQIYDYTLELIKRGKAYVCDLPLDEVRRTRGNFQKPGEESPFRKRSVDENLDLFARMRKGEFPDGAKTLRAKIDMASPNMNMRDPVLYRIKRATHHRTGDQWLIYPMYDYAHPISDALEGITHSICTLEFEDHRPLYDWTLDNGPAKCHPRQIEFARLSVEHTVMSKRKLLQLVEEKLVSGWDDPRLPTLQGLRRRGYTPEAIADFCARIGVTKFNSSTEVALLEDCMRDDLNKRCPRMMAVLKPVKVVLSNYPEDKVEELDAANHPADPSMGSRKVPFSRELYIEEDDFREVPPPKYHRLTPGKEVRLRYAYFLKLEKVVKDASGKVTELRCTYDPATRGGDAPDGRKVKATIHWVSSRHAAEAEVRLYDHLLSVADPGDIPEGEDFRKHLNPKSLETLRGCRVEPALAQAQPGGRWQFERQGYFCADSKDCKPGALVFDRTVTLRDTWAKIEKGGKPKTP from the coding sequence ATGACGACCACCGCCTCTGAGCCGCCCATCGCCCCCAGCAGCGACTTCATCCGCGACATCGTGGAAGCCGACTTGAAGTCCGGCAAGCACGCCAAGGTCGTGACCCGCTTCCCGCCCGAGCCCAACGGCTACCTCCACATCGGCCACGCCAAGTCCATCCACCTCAACTTCGGCATCGCCCGGCAGTTCAACGGGACCTGCAACCTGCGCTTCGACGACACCAACCCCGCGGCCGAGGACGTGGAGTACGTGGACTCCATCCAGGAGGACGTCCGCTGGCTGGGCTTCGACTGGGGCCGCAACCTCTTCTTCGCCTCTGACTACTTCGAGCAGATCTACGACTACACCCTCGAACTCATCAAGCGCGGCAAGGCCTATGTCTGCGACCTGCCTCTCGACGAGGTCCGCCGCACGCGCGGCAACTTCCAGAAGCCCGGGGAAGAGAGCCCCTTCCGCAAGCGCTCCGTAGACGAGAACCTCGACCTCTTCGCGCGCATGCGCAAAGGCGAGTTCCCGGACGGCGCCAAGACCCTGCGCGCCAAGATCGACATGGCCTCGCCCAACATGAACATGCGCGACCCGGTGCTCTACCGCATCAAGCGCGCCACGCACCACCGCACGGGCGACCAATGGCTCATCTACCCCATGTACGACTACGCCCATCCCATCTCGGACGCGCTCGAAGGCATCACCCACTCCATCTGCACCTTGGAGTTCGAGGACCACCGGCCGCTCTACGATTGGACCTTGGACAACGGCCCGGCCAAGTGCCACCCCCGGCAGATCGAGTTCGCGCGCCTCTCCGTCGAGCACACGGTCATGAGCAAGCGCAAATTGCTCCAGCTGGTGGAGGAAAAGCTCGTCTCGGGCTGGGACGACCCCCGCCTGCCCACGCTCCAGGGCCTGCGCCGCCGAGGCTACACGCCCGAGGCCATCGCCGACTTCTGCGCCCGCATCGGCGTCACCAAGTTCAACAGCTCGACCGAGGTGGCCTTGCTGGAGGACTGCATGCGCGACGACCTCAACAAGCGCTGCCCGCGCATGATGGCGGTGCTCAAGCCCGTCAAGGTCGTCCTTTCGAACTACCCCGAGGACAAGGTCGAGGAGCTCGACGCGGCCAACCACCCCGCCGACCCCTCCATGGGCAGCCGCAAGGTCCCGTTCAGCCGCGAGCTCTATATAGAGGAAGACGATTTCCGCGAGGTCCCGCCGCCCAAGTACCACCGCCTGACCCCGGGCAAGGAGGTGCGCCTGCGCTACGCCTACTTCCTCAAGCTGGAGAAAGTGGTCAAGGACGCCTCCGGGAAGGTCACGGAGCTGCGCTGCACCTACGACCCGGCCACGCGCGGCGGCGATGCGCCGGACGGCCGCAAGGTCAAGGCCACCATCCACTGGGTCTCGTCCCGGCACGCGGCCGAGGCCGAGGTGCGCCTCTACGACCATCTCCTCAGCGTCGCCGACCCGGGCGACATCCCGGAGGGGGAGGATTTCCGCAAGCACCTCAACCCCAAGTCCTTGGAGACGCTTCGGGGCTGCCGGGTGGAGCCCGCCTTGGCGCAAGCCCAGCCGGGCGGCCGCTGGCAGTTCGAGCGGCAGGGCTATTTCTGCGCCGATTCCAAGGACTGCAAGCCCGGAGCGCTGGTCTTCGACCGCACCGTGACCTTGCGCGACACTTGGGCCAAGATCGAGAAGGGCGGCAAGCCCAAGACCCCCTGA
- a CDS encoding HAMP domain-containing sensor histidine kinase, giving the protein MSLLERFPDSLRRMRRAALGSLIGALVAAIWLIEYWTGPELSVSILSVIPITLAVLSLGGAWVVIVPVVSAGGWLLAEFWAGQVYSHWEMGVWNALVRLGFFMIFVGLLKMTMRYLEERAARKAAEQVSRLKTNLMSLVSHEYANYLTNMKLALAVLHEPDSAQVLCSREDAYQILDSAITRLRVSTVTFLTMDRIEQGRLKLEMSRTAMREVALDAIALLQPIIEHNRLEILTEFPEQPVFVWADAPGLSIVISNLLTNAIKYTPVGGVIVVRITALGASWARFSIQDTGIGMSAEDIARVCSVPDRTEEGRERAKSSGLGLALINDLLELHGARLDIKSAPGQGTQFSFDLSVWDGKDGKAGR; this is encoded by the coding sequence ATGAGTCTCTTAGAAAGATTCCCGGATTCCCTGCGCCGCATGCGCCGTGCGGCTCTCGGGTCGCTGATCGGGGCTCTGGTGGCGGCCATCTGGCTCATCGAGTACTGGACCGGCCCGGAGCTCAGCGTTTCGATCCTGTCCGTCATCCCCATCACCTTGGCGGTCCTGTCCCTCGGCGGGGCGTGGGTCGTGATCGTGCCGGTCGTGTCGGCCGGCGGCTGGCTGTTGGCGGAGTTCTGGGCGGGGCAGGTCTACTCCCATTGGGAGATGGGGGTCTGGAACGCTTTGGTCCGGCTCGGCTTCTTCATGATCTTCGTCGGACTGCTCAAGATGACCATGCGCTATCTGGAAGAACGGGCCGCCCGGAAAGCGGCGGAGCAGGTCTCGCGCCTGAAGACCAACCTGATGTCTTTGGTCAGCCACGAATACGCGAACTACCTGACGAACATGAAGCTGGCTCTGGCCGTGCTCCACGAGCCCGACAGCGCGCAGGTCTTGTGTTCGCGGGAGGACGCCTACCAGATCCTCGACAGCGCCATAACCCGCCTGCGCGTCTCCACCGTCACCTTCCTGACCATGGACCGGATCGAGCAGGGGCGCCTGAAGCTCGAAATGTCCCGGACCGCGATGCGCGAAGTGGCGCTCGATGCCATCGCTTTGCTGCAGCCCATCATCGAGCATAACCGTCTGGAGATCCTCACCGAGTTCCCCGAGCAGCCGGTCTTCGTGTGGGCCGACGCGCCGGGGCTTTCCATCGTCATCAGCAACCTCCTGACCAACGCCATCAAGTACACGCCTGTCGGCGGCGTGATCGTGGTGCGCATAACCGCATTGGGAGCCTCCTGGGCCAGGTTCTCGATCCAGGATACGGGCATCGGGATGTCGGCTGAAGACATCGCCAGGGTGTGCTCCGTGCCCGACCGCACGGAGGAGGGCCGCGAGCGGGCGAAGAGCTCCGGTTTGGGATTGGCGCTCATCAACGACCTCCTCGAGCTGCACGGGGCCCGGCTGGACATCAAGAGCGCGCCGGGCCAGGGCACGCAGTTCTCCTTCGACCTCTCCGTCTGGGACGGCAAGGACGGCAAGGCAGGCCGCTGA
- a CDS encoding phenylalanine--tRNA ligase beta subunit-related protein — MTAIEDLVPDRSFAAGIVLAEGVRVAAPAPELGRLIDALVARRAGEDFPPAPVKDAIRGLLRRGGFKPTGRNKPASEYLAQAAREGRFPRINNLVDVNNLLSLESGLPISLLDLRAFAGQAWLRYGRPGERYVFNNAGQEIDLEGLLCVCGGADGPDGIPLGNAVKDSMAAKLKDDTAAVIGVIYASLDCAPGRELAALVERFGALLKEFGGAAEFRTQVLKLG; from the coding sequence ATGACCGCCATCGAGGACCTCGTCCCGGACCGGTCCTTCGCGGCCGGCATCGTGCTCGCCGAGGGCGTGCGCGTCGCCGCGCCGGCCCCTGAGCTCGGGCGTCTCATCGACGCTCTCGTGGCGCGCCGCGCGGGCGAGGACTTCCCGCCCGCGCCCGTCAAGGACGCCATCCGCGGGCTGCTCCGGCGGGGGGGCTTCAAGCCCACCGGCCGCAACAAGCCGGCCAGCGAGTACCTGGCGCAGGCCGCGCGCGAGGGCCGTTTCCCGCGCATCAACAACCTCGTGGACGTCAACAACCTGCTCTCTTTGGAAAGCGGCCTGCCCATCAGCCTTCTGGACCTGCGGGCTTTCGCGGGCCAAGCCTGGCTGCGCTACGGCCGGCCCGGGGAGCGCTACGTCTTCAACAACGCCGGGCAGGAGATCGACCTCGAAGGACTGCTCTGCGTGTGCGGTGGAGCGGATGGCCCCGACGGCATCCCGCTGGGCAACGCGGTCAAGGATTCCATGGCCGCCAAGCTCAAGGACGACACGGCCGCGGTCATCGGCGTCATCTACGCCAGCTTGGACTGCGCTCCCGGCCGCGAGCTTGCCGCTCTGGTCGAGCGCTTCGGGGCGCTGCTCAAGGAATTCGGCGGAGCCGCCGAGTTTCGGACCCAGGTCCTCAAGCTCGGCTAG
- a CDS encoding DUF167 domain-containing protein: MIVKVRLMPGAEDNEIVNRIGSVLRVRVTAPAMDDKANATLKDYLAEFFEVPPLKVNILRGMNGCEKTVEIVGRSEEQFKQVMACIP; the protein is encoded by the coding sequence ATGATAGTCAAAGTCCGTCTCATGCCAGGCGCAGAAGACAACGAGATAGTCAACCGCATCGGAAGCGTTCTTCGGGTCCGGGTCACGGCCCCGGCGATGGACGACAAGGCAAACGCGACGCTGAAGGATTACCTGGCTGAGTTCTTCGAGGTCCCGCCGCTCAAGGTCAACATCCTGCGGGGGATGAACGGCTGCGAGAAGACGGTGGAGATCGTGGGCCGCAGCGAAGAGCAGTTCAAGCAGGTGATGGCGTGCATCCCCTGA
- a CDS encoding SWIB/MDM2 domain-containing protein yields the protein MIKKNAFMKPLTPSTELAKVVGNKPLPRTEVVKKLWAYIKKNKLQDTKNKRNINADANLKVIFHKNTVNMFEMTKLVSKHLN from the coding sequence ATGATCAAGAAGAACGCATTCATGAAGCCCCTCACCCCCAGCACCGAGCTCGCCAAGGTCGTCGGCAACAAGCCCCTTCCGCGCACGGAAGTGGTCAAGAAGCTCTGGGCGTACATCAAGAAGAACAAGCTGCAGGACACCAAGAACAAGCGGAACATCAACGCCGACGCGAACCTGAAGGTCATCTTCCACAAGAACACGGTCAACATGTTCGAGATGACCAAGCTCGTCAGCAAGCACCTCAACTAG
- a CDS encoding serine/threonine-protein kinase — MKTAALLLLLALAAQAQPMGGGPPPGPDPRRFVEEVRRFPTTVDNVHARVHRLMDIIRFSGRPPSEAQRKDIEKIRRLLRAEKLSAAAPLVDQVILGLFESGPRPAGGAWPSGPPIARSGQPPPAAPAAAPAELGAPILLSEPTKSRPIEHPAPPAEFSQTAPSEAQQPQAPGRPWWPIAAVASSLVLAGAAVLLVVSRRAPERAAAPPRSLTEKYSLGRVIASGGMGEVYEGRDLKLGRRVAIKRMLAEVKLDAALRAQFLKEARTVAKLSHPYIIPIHDCLESGGDLYLVFEYVAGETLARVLQREGRLPLKDCRRIFQYVCPAVDHAHQHHILHRDLKPANIMIDANGIARVMDFGIALDSTRTTSSPAPALLDASGTLRYMPPEQHYGRSVRASDVYALGVCLYEMAAGHPPFSAGSVDELIAMKQARRFPPPSTLLPELPKELDLFIAAVLEPDPGRRVPSAAEFLELLSGLPGAT; from the coding sequence ATGAAGACCGCGGCCCTACTCCTGCTTCTGGCTCTGGCCGCTCAGGCCCAGCCCATGGGAGGCGGGCCGCCTCCAGGCCCCGATCCCCGCCGGTTCGTCGAAGAGGTGAGGAGGTTCCCGACCACGGTCGACAACGTGCACGCGCGCGTCCACCGATTGATGGATATCATCCGGTTCTCAGGGCGTCCCCCGAGCGAAGCCCAGCGCAAGGATATCGAGAAGATCCGCCGGCTGCTGCGCGCGGAAAAGCTGAGCGCGGCCGCCCCGCTCGTCGATCAGGTGATCCTCGGATTATTCGAATCCGGCCCGCGGCCGGCTGGCGGGGCCTGGCCTTCCGGGCCGCCCATCGCCCGATCCGGACAGCCGCCTCCCGCCGCGCCGGCCGCGGCGCCCGCCGAGCTGGGTGCTCCGATCCTGCTCTCGGAGCCCACGAAGAGCCGGCCCATCGAGCATCCCGCCCCACCGGCTGAGTTCTCGCAGACGGCCCCCTCCGAGGCGCAGCAGCCGCAGGCGCCGGGGCGGCCTTGGTGGCCCATCGCCGCCGTCGCGAGCAGCCTGGTCCTGGCGGGCGCCGCGGTCCTGTTGGTAGTCTCCCGGAGAGCGCCGGAGAGGGCCGCCGCACCGCCCCGATCGCTGACCGAGAAGTACTCCTTGGGGCGGGTCATCGCCAGCGGGGGCATGGGCGAGGTCTACGAGGGCCGCGACCTGAAGCTGGGCCGCCGCGTCGCCATCAAGCGGATGCTCGCGGAGGTCAAGCTCGATGCGGCCCTGCGCGCCCAATTCCTCAAGGAGGCGCGCACCGTCGCCAAGCTCTCCCATCCCTACATCATCCCCATCCACGACTGCCTGGAAAGCGGGGGCGACCTCTACCTCGTCTTCGAGTACGTCGCAGGCGAGACCTTGGCCCGGGTCCTGCAGCGCGAGGGCCGACTGCCCCTGAAGGACTGCCGCCGGATCTTCCAATACGTCTGCCCGGCCGTGGACCACGCGCACCAGCACCACATCCTGCACCGCGACCTCAAGCCCGCCAATATCATGATCGACGCCAACGGCATCGCGCGCGTGATGGACTTCGGCATCGCCTTGGACTCCACCCGCACGACGTCGAGCCCGGCCCCGGCCCTCCTGGACGCCTCGGGGACCCTGCGCTATATGCCCCCGGAGCAGCACTACGGCCGGAGCGTCCGCGCCTCCGACGTCTACGCCCTGGGCGTCTGCCTCTACGAGATGGCCGCCGGCCATCCGCCGTTCTCGGCCGGCAGCGTCGATGAGCTCATCGCGATGAAGCAGGCGCGGCGCTTCCCCCCGCCCAGCACGCTGCTGCCCGAGCTGCCCAAGGAGCTCGACCTCTTCATCGCGGCGGTGCTGGAGCCGGATCCGGGCCGGCGCGTGCCCAGCGCGGCGGAGTTCCTCGAACTGCTCAGCGGGCTGCCGGGCGCGACCTAG
- a CDS encoding murein transglycosylase domain-containing protein — protein sequence MKNTLFCLIAGALALGLARPLAAQDDSQQDDWEASRRKMQEQFQQGQEDMTKTYTNGAREQAEEYQKMTAEQARIYDGMLKQMAAEREALRKRVVQQWTDFRESDTKHWVDYSAKSDTRSQVDFEKGKVEVEVLVPMEQVAPGKKAVTFSQLDAKEQGKLKALAEEKLQAQTKKTLAQKPEAKEPEVLKDQLQGADGKPVTEKNADRFVKEVLAPQMKVEEKPVVAQDGKPRLKVTVTVPMVPDHLKIRAKRYESQIAAAAKLNDLDPALVYAIVHTESEFNPMAKSQAPAFGLMQLMIPYGAKEAYKYVYKQDKVLTPEYLFDPDNNIKLGTAYMHLIMSRHYGKVKDPENRLNLSIAAYNCGSGAVNRTVLAGRSADSMSPTELLGQIKSKAPKETQAYVPRVRQRMELYRSL from the coding sequence ATGAAAAACACACTCTTCTGTCTTATCGCAGGGGCGCTGGCCCTCGGCCTGGCGCGGCCGCTGGCCGCGCAGGACGACTCCCAGCAGGATGACTGGGAAGCCTCCCGCCGCAAGATGCAGGAGCAGTTCCAGCAGGGCCAGGAGGACATGACCAAGACCTATACGAACGGCGCGCGTGAGCAGGCCGAGGAATACCAGAAGATGACGGCCGAGCAGGCCAGGATCTACGACGGAATGCTCAAGCAGATGGCCGCCGAGCGCGAGGCCCTGCGCAAGCGCGTGGTCCAGCAGTGGACCGATTTCCGCGAGTCCGATACCAAGCACTGGGTGGACTACAGCGCCAAGTCCGACACGCGCAGCCAGGTGGATTTCGAGAAGGGCAAGGTCGAAGTCGAGGTGCTCGTGCCCATGGAGCAGGTGGCGCCGGGCAAGAAGGCGGTGACCTTCAGCCAGCTCGACGCCAAGGAGCAGGGCAAGCTCAAGGCCCTGGCCGAGGAGAAGCTCCAGGCCCAGACCAAGAAGACCTTGGCCCAGAAGCCCGAGGCCAAGGAGCCGGAGGTGCTCAAGGACCAGTTGCAGGGAGCCGACGGCAAGCCCGTGACGGAGAAGAACGCCGATCGCTTCGTCAAGGAGGTCCTGGCGCCCCAGATGAAGGTGGAGGAGAAGCCGGTGGTGGCCCAGGACGGCAAGCCGCGCCTGAAGGTCACGGTCACGGTGCCCATGGTGCCGGACCACCTCAAGATCCGGGCCAAGCGCTACGAGTCCCAGATCGCGGCCGCGGCCAAGCTCAACGACCTCGATCCGGCCTTGGTCTACGCCATCGTCCACACCGAGTCCGAGTTCAACCCCATGGCCAAGTCCCAGGCCCCGGCCTTCGGCCTCATGCAGCTCATGATCCCCTACGGGGCCAAGGAAGCCTACAAGTACGTCTACAAGCAGGACAAGGTGCTCACTCCCGAGTACCTCTTCGACCCGGACAACAACATCAAGCTCGGGACCGCGTACATGCACCTGATCATGAGCCGGCACTACGGCAAGGTCAAGGACCCGGAGAACCGCCTCAACCTCAGCATCGCCGCCTACAACTGCGGCTCGGGCGCGGTCAACCGCACCGTGCTGGCCGGACGCAGCGCGGACAGCATGAGCCCCACGGAGCTCCTGGGCCAGATCAAGAGCAAGGCCCCCAAGGAGACCCAGGCCTACGTGCCGCGGGTCCGCCAGCGCATGGAGCTGTACCGGAGCCTGTAG
- a CDS encoding geranylgeranyl reductase family protein: MPSTSAAGCETLIVGAGPAGCAAGILLARAGRDVLIVDKALPRDKLCGGLLTEKAMRLLRQRLKLELPARVIGESSQGFEIFDGREFLNAAQSRYQLSFVFRDRFDAFLIEAARQAGCRVEAAEFQGLRGAAALVGGRELRCERIVGSDGVFSAVGRAVGKALPPRSLAVGLQVDVPRAGNPVLGGLHAARIFFGYLRLGWGWAFPKGDWLSIGLGGIPGTKEDVAETFRRLLEDCGVADARNLKVRGAKLPNEAFLSEPAAGRVWLCGDAAGFAEPLTGEGIAFALHSGALAAESMLAGGDCAARYNEACRREITPVFGQARWARNLLLREPFRSLAMRRFRGGTGSMQRFLRVLAGESDYKRFFSESLLGR; encoded by the coding sequence ATGCCATCCACCTCGGCCGCGGGCTGCGAGACCCTCATCGTAGGGGCCGGGCCCGCGGGCTGCGCCGCGGGCATCCTGCTGGCGCGCGCCGGCCGGGACGTGCTCATCGTGGACAAGGCCTTGCCGCGCGACAAGCTCTGCGGCGGGCTTTTGACCGAGAAGGCCATGCGCTTGCTGCGGCAGCGGCTCAAGCTCGAACTCCCGGCCCGCGTCATCGGCGAATCCTCCCAGGGATTCGAGATATTCGACGGCCGCGAGTTCCTGAATGCCGCGCAGAGCCGCTACCAGCTGAGCTTCGTCTTCCGGGACCGGTTCGACGCCTTCCTCATCGAGGCGGCCCGGCAAGCCGGCTGCCGGGTGGAGGCCGCGGAGTTCCAGGGTTTGCGCGGCGCCGCGGCGCTGGTGGGCGGCCGCGAGCTGCGCTGCGAGCGCATCGTCGGGTCCGACGGGGTCTTCAGCGCGGTAGGCCGGGCCGTGGGCAAGGCCCTGCCGCCCAGGAGTCTGGCCGTGGGCCTGCAGGTCGATGTTCCGCGCGCGGGGAATCCGGTCTTGGGAGGATTGCATGCGGCGCGCATCTTCTTCGGCTACCTGCGCCTCGGCTGGGGCTGGGCGTTCCCGAAAGGGGACTGGTTGTCCATCGGCCTGGGAGGCATCCCGGGGACGAAGGAGGACGTGGCGGAGACTTTCCGCCGCCTGCTCGAGGACTGCGGCGTTGCCGATGCGCGCAACCTGAAGGTCCGCGGGGCCAAACTCCCGAACGAGGCGTTCCTCAGCGAGCCGGCGGCGGGCCGCGTCTGGCTCTGCGGAGACGCCGCCGGCTTCGCGGAGCCGCTGACCGGCGAGGGCATCGCTTTCGCCCTGCACAGCGGCGCGCTGGCCGCCGAGAGCATGCTCGCCGGGGGCGACTGCGCCGCGCGCTACAACGAGGCCTGCCGCCGCGAGATCACCCCCGTGTTCGGGCAGGCTCGCTGGGCGCGCAACCTGCTCTTGCGCGAGCCTTTCCGCAGTCTGGCCATGCGGCGCTTCCGCGGCGGGACGGGCTCGATGCAGCGCTTCCTCCGCGTCCTCGCCGGCGAATCGGATTACAAGAGGTTCTTCAGCGAGTCGCTGCTGGGCCGCTGA
- a CDS encoding tetratricopeptide repeat protein — protein sequence MLGMMSAAPPPPTEIEVASPPQVDAAAQTPAVAPATPPPKDHDRAQSHGEATYYSGHGVAKDHGQSVSWYRKAAAQGDVHAQFSLGGMLYIGEGVAQDYGAAASWYRKAAEQGDARAQSNLGTMYYTGHGVAQNYREAVSWYRKAAAQGYADAQYILGAMHYQGHGVAKNYEAAASWFRKAAEQRHADAQFYLGGMYREGDGVAKDYEEAVSWYRKAAAQRQVAAYYTLGVMYFQGHGVAKDHRMAMSWFRKAAERGNVDAQYFLGAMCYAGLGAAKNDAEAVFWYRKAAAQGDGAAQGALRGLETSHGTAHGYPPEAQRPRPSSSQPTAVSEEEVRDMIQAAMKEPAGGQARAL from the coding sequence ATGCTGGGGATGATGTCGGCCGCGCCTCCGCCGCCGACGGAGATCGAGGTCGCGAGCCCGCCCCAGGTCGACGCGGCGGCGCAGACGCCGGCCGTCGCTCCGGCGACGCCGCCGCCGAAGGATCACGATCGAGCGCAATCCCATGGCGAGGCGACGTATTACTCGGGCCATGGGGTCGCCAAGGATCATGGGCAGTCCGTGTCCTGGTATCGCAAAGCCGCGGCGCAGGGCGATGTCCACGCCCAATTCTCCCTCGGGGGGATGCTCTACATCGGCGAAGGGGTCGCCCAGGATTATGGGGCGGCCGCGTCCTGGTATCGCAAGGCCGCGGAGCAGGGCGATGCCCGGGCGCAATCCAACCTCGGGACGATGTATTACACCGGCCATGGGGTCGCCCAGAATTACAGGGAGGCGGTGTCCTGGTATCGCAAGGCCGCGGCGCAGGGCTATGCCGATGCGCAATACATCCTCGGGGCGATGCACTATCAAGGTCATGGGGTCGCCAAGAATTATGAAGCGGCCGCGTCCTGGTTCCGCAAGGCCGCGGAGCAGCGCCATGCCGATGCGCAATTCTATCTCGGAGGGATGTATCGCGAAGGTGATGGGGTCGCGAAGGATTATGAGGAGGCCGTGTCCTGGTATCGCAAGGCCGCGGCGCAGCGCCAGGTCGCGGCGTATTACACTCTCGGGGTCATGTATTTTCAAGGTCATGGGGTCGCCAAGGATCATAGAATGGCGATGTCCTGGTTCCGCAAGGCCGCGGAGCGGGGCAATGTCGATGCGCAATACTTTCTCGGGGCGATGTGTTACGCAGGTCTAGGGGCCGCCAAGAATGATGCGGAGGCCGTGTTCTGGTATCGCAAGGCCGCGGCGCAGGGCGATGGCGCCGCACAGGGCGCCCTTCGGGGATTGGAAACATCTCACGGCACGGCCCACGGATACCCCCCAGAGGCCCAGAGGCCCCGGCCGAGTTCTTCCCAGCCCACCGCGGTTTCCGAGGAGGAGGTCCGGGACATGATCCAGGCCGCCATGAAGGAGCCCGCGGGAGGTCAGGCCCGCGCGCTGTAG
- a CDS encoding thioredoxin domain-containing protein, whose protein sequence is MPCPNCGRESAPGAGECPNCGIIFAKWKPHDVSSPVPAQAEAPAGGLPWGTALLIAALAAGGWYGYRASHGAGGAPAAGVEGPASEAGGVVELTDAGFADFVARDKSPALVAFYRTACPYCQSSMPALDRLSLASRGRYRIGKLDVEAQTALADRFSVRGVPTFLFFSRGQPAGSITGAPAEDEEGIYQGLRSFIDEGLGGT, encoded by the coding sequence ATGCCTTGCCCAAACTGCGGCCGGGAGAGCGCCCCAGGCGCTGGCGAGTGCCCCAACTGCGGCATCATCTTCGCCAAATGGAAGCCCCATGATGTATCGAGCCCGGTGCCGGCCCAAGCCGAGGCCCCGGCGGGCGGGCTGCCCTGGGGCACGGCGCTGCTCATCGCGGCGCTGGCCGCGGGCGGGTGGTACGGGTATCGCGCCTCCCATGGCGCGGGCGGCGCGCCCGCGGCCGGCGTGGAGGGCCCCGCCTCCGAGGCCGGCGGCGTCGTTGAGCTCACGGACGCGGGGTTCGCTGATTTCGTGGCCAGGGACAAGTCCCCGGCGCTCGTCGCCTTCTACAGGACGGCCTGTCCTTATTGCCAGTCCTCCATGCCGGCTCTGGACCGCCTCAGCCTGGCATCCCGCGGCCGCTACCGGATCGGCAAGCTCGACGTGGAAGCCCAGACCGCCCTCGCCGACCGCTTCTCCGTGCGCGGGGTGCCGACCTTCCTGTTCTTCTCGCGCGGCCAACCGGCCGGCTCCATCACCGGCGCTCCGGCCGAAGACGAGGAGGGCATCTACCAGGGCTTGCGGAGCTTCATCGACGAGGGCCTGGGCGGGACCTGA
- a CDS encoding RcpC/CpaB family pilus assembly protein — translation MTGKRISSATLLAALVVFGLTWLRAQDKKEPAPAEKPAARAQGRLRQSLLARLFDRGFDRRLMADRYRAVAVPVNEYGLTDLRPGDRVDVLTVFDALAPDNRKEKLAATLLQNVKVLGVDLSADRKGPGTLHLLLNPLEAQYAALAACQGELFVALRKEGDVEIYPMEMASFRKLFR, via the coding sequence ATGACCGGCAAACGGATCTCATCCGCGACGCTACTGGCGGCTTTGGTCGTTTTCGGCCTGACTTGGCTTCGGGCGCAGGACAAGAAGGAGCCGGCGCCGGCCGAGAAGCCCGCGGCGCGGGCGCAGGGCCGGCTGCGCCAGTCTTTGCTGGCGCGGCTCTTCGACCGGGGCTTCGACCGCCGGCTCATGGCGGACCGCTACCGGGCCGTGGCCGTCCCGGTCAACGAGTACGGCCTGACCGATCTCCGGCCCGGAGACCGCGTGGATGTCCTGACGGTCTTCGACGCGCTGGCCCCGGACAACCGCAAGGAGAAGCTCGCCGCGACCTTGCTCCAGAACGTGAAGGTCCTAGGGGTTGACCTTTCCGCGGACCGCAAGGGGCCCGGCACGCTCCATCTCCTGCTCAACCCGCTGGAGGCCCAATACGCGGCGCTCGCCGCCTGCCAGGGCGAGCTCTTCGTCGCCCTGCGCAAGGAAGGCGACGTGGAGATCTACCCCATGGAGATGGCGAGCTTCCGCAAGCTCTTCAGATAG